From one Suicoccus acidiformans genomic stretch:
- the rbsK gene encoding ribokinase, with protein MKKILVIGSANVDFSVQTSYFPEAGETMLGEALMIQMGGKGNNQAVAASRLGGEVSMIAAIGQDLWGEQLLANWQEEKDNTTGVIARPEATGTAHITVAGGDNAIIVIPGANHHLQMHQINEQMALIDEADIVVLQLEIPLETVMSLIELLDEKGKIIILDPAPAQALPLALIEKCTYLTPNEGELEKLFKGPAEEVLAKYPQQVLLTKGKDGAYYHDGDKVVHIPSPAVTVVDTTGAGDTFAGALAVALAEEQPLKAAVQFAVRSASLACRKLGAQAGMPKRDDLEEWCEQ; from the coding sequence ATGAAGAAGATACTTGTAATTGGAAGTGCGAATGTCGACTTTTCCGTACAAACGTCATATTTCCCTGAAGCAGGGGAGACGATGTTAGGCGAAGCTTTGATGATTCAAATGGGTGGCAAGGGCAACAACCAAGCAGTGGCAGCTAGTCGCTTAGGTGGGGAGGTGAGTATGATTGCTGCAATCGGCCAAGATCTCTGGGGAGAGCAGCTTCTCGCTAATTGGCAAGAAGAGAAAGATAATACGACCGGAGTTATCGCAAGGCCCGAAGCGACCGGGACGGCCCATATTACAGTAGCCGGAGGGGACAATGCCATTATTGTGATTCCTGGTGCCAATCATCATTTACAAATGCATCAAATAAATGAGCAGATGGCACTTATTGATGAGGCGGATATTGTTGTTTTACAGCTGGAGATTCCGTTGGAGACGGTTATGTCGCTAATTGAACTTTTAGACGAAAAGGGCAAAATAATTATCCTAGATCCGGCGCCGGCCCAAGCCTTGCCTTTAGCTTTGATTGAAAAGTGTACGTATCTTACACCTAACGAAGGTGAGCTCGAGAAGCTATTTAAAGGACCGGCTGAAGAAGTGCTAGCCAAGTATCCGCAGCAAGTACTCTTAACCAAGGGCAAAGACGGAGCCTATTACCATGATGGGGATAAAGTCGTGCATATTCCATCGCCTGCCGTTACAGTCGTTGACACAACCGGTGCGGGCGACACCTTTGCGGGAGCTTTGGCGGTTGCCTTAGCTGAAGAGCAGCCACTCAAAGCAGCGGTTCAGTTTGCCGTAAGGTCAGCGAGCTTGGCCTGTCGTAAATTAGGGGCTCAAGCCGGGATGCCCAAACGAGATGACTTAGAGGA
- the purR gene encoding pur operon repressor, with product MENLSHYKRSQRLIYITEYFLSHPSQQIQLRYFIDLFQVSKSTISEDVSLIRDVFEDKGCGTIRAEVGASGGLYYQPHLLGQERRRFIRDVQFALTNRQRILPGNYISLDDILEDPYLLNQAARLIADYYNVSEIDAVMTVETNGVALAVMVAHYLRVKCVIARRDSKDTVGPTISINYVSGSHQEVRKMELPKNSLQADMKVLIVDDFLRNGGTIQGLTALLAEFNCKVAGICLFAENSGQYTMDLPAYDALFNVQLAYNKTKGHYELQAEPGEMLSF from the coding sequence ATGGAAAACTTAAGTCATTATAAACGTAGCCAGCGCCTTATTTATATTACCGAGTATTTCTTGTCGCACCCCAGTCAACAAATCCAATTGCGTTACTTCATTGATTTATTTCAAGTCTCCAAATCGACCATCAGTGAGGATGTTTCGCTTATTCGGGATGTGTTCGAAGATAAGGGGTGCGGGACTATTCGTGCCGAAGTGGGTGCTAGTGGTGGTTTGTATTATCAACCGCATCTTCTCGGCCAAGAGCGTCGTAGGTTCATTCGCGATGTTCAATTTGCCTTAACCAATCGTCAGCGGATATTGCCAGGCAACTATATTAGTTTAGATGATATTCTAGAAGATCCGTACTTGCTCAATCAAGCAGCCCGGTTAATTGCGGATTATTACAATGTGTCAGAGATTGATGCGGTCATGACGGTTGAGACGAATGGGGTTGCTTTAGCGGTAATGGTAGCGCATTATTTACGGGTGAAATGTGTGATTGCCAGGCGTGACTCTAAAGATACGGTGGGGCCAACCATATCTATTAATTATGTATCTGGCTCCCATCAGGAAGTGCGGAAGATGGAACTTCCTAAGAATAGTTTGCAAGCTGATATGAAAGTATTAATTGTGGATGACTTCTTACGCAATGGAGGAACGATTCAAGGCCTGACAGCCTTATTGGCGGAATTTAATTGTAAAGTGGCGGGAATCTGTCTTTTCGCTGAGAATTCTGGCCAATATACGATGGACTTGCCAGCTTATGACGCTTTATTCAATGTGCAATTAGCCTATAATAAGACGAAAGGTCACTATGAGTTGCAAGCTGAACCGGGAGAGATGTTATCCTTTTGA
- a CDS encoding MraY family glycosyltransferase, producing MSLSRFWLGIALAILCSSILAAGLVQFFRVKWTDQASVPPYGGLAVFVSVWLVFFGMFPELVFRSEQWHIFLSSCVILLTGLLDDRYDLSPLQKSVGIVLAANYLYFQAGVQFNLSFLPDLPTGLAHILTYILTMVWLYFVTNAVNFMDGLDGLASSVSLVSLLSLAIIAYLFSQTIRLTFITLLLLLAAAILGFLPFNWHPAKLYLGDTGSLFIGFMYAVLTVSNLKNASFFSLIIPIIIYALPLFDTVYATIRRFLTGQSVTRKDREHLHHRLMRQGYSNSQVVIIMTSITMLFSCLAIVVQFFPAYRFLLMLLALGILCLLLHLIHRLRH from the coding sequence GTGTCATTGAGTCGTTTTTGGCTGGGTATAGCATTAGCAATACTTTGTTCGAGTATATTAGCCGCAGGTCTTGTTCAATTCTTTCGCGTTAAGTGGACCGACCAAGCAAGTGTTCCTCCTTATGGGGGCCTTGCTGTTTTTGTGAGTGTGTGGCTCGTATTCTTTGGGATGTTTCCTGAGTTAGTGTTCAGGAGCGAGCAGTGGCACATCTTTCTCAGCTCTTGTGTGATATTACTTACGGGCTTATTAGATGACCGATATGATTTAAGCCCGCTACAAAAGTCGGTAGGGATTGTCCTAGCGGCTAACTATCTGTACTTTCAAGCGGGTGTACAGTTTAACTTGTCCTTCCTGCCCGATTTGCCTACTGGACTGGCTCACATTCTGACCTATATTCTGACGATGGTGTGGCTTTATTTCGTTACGAACGCGGTAAACTTTATGGACGGTTTGGATGGGTTGGCAAGTAGTGTGTCGCTTGTGAGCTTACTTTCCTTAGCCATCATCGCTTATCTCTTCAGTCAAACTATTCGCTTAACATTTATTACCTTGTTATTGTTATTGGCAGCAGCCATTCTTGGTTTTCTGCCTTTTAACTGGCATCCCGCCAAGCTTTATTTAGGTGATACCGGTTCTTTATTTATTGGTTTTATGTATGCTGTCTTGACGGTGAGTAACTTGAAGAATGCGTCCTTCTTCTCTTTAATTATTCCGATTATTATTTATGCATTACCCTTATTTGATACGGTGTATGCTACCATTCGACGCTTTCTAACAGGTCAGTCGGTCACCCGCAAAGACCGGGAGCATTTACATCACCGATTAATGCGGCAAGGCTATTCCAATTCTCAAGTCGTCATCATTATGACCAGTATTACAATGCTTTTCTCGTGTTTAGCGATTGTAGTGCAATTCTTCCCAGCCTATCGCTTTCTGTTGATGTTATTGGCTTTAGGTATTCTATGCCTACTCTTACACTTGATCCATCGACTGCGACATTAA
- the nadE gene encoding ammonia-dependent NAD(+) synthetase has protein sequence MSIQAEIIAALKVQASIEPAEEVERSIRLMMDYLIANPGLSTLVLGISGGQDSTLVGRLAQMAVERLREETGEERYRFIAIRLPYGEQVDEADAQKAFDFIQPDERMVINIKAATDAMEAAILANDLVISDYNKGNIKARQRMVAQYAVAGARQGVVLGTDHAAESVTGFFTKFGDGAADLMPIWRLTKGQGRQLLAYLGAPEALYLKVPTADLEADRPMLADEEALGVSYEAIDAYLRGEDVSPAGRARIEDWYLKSAHKRHLPITVFDTFWR, from the coding sequence ATGAGCATCCAAGCAGAAATCATTGCGGCTTTAAAGGTGCAAGCAAGCATTGAACCAGCTGAAGAAGTTGAACGCTCAATCCGCTTAATGATGGATTACCTAATCGCGAATCCAGGCTTGTCGACCTTGGTCCTAGGTATTAGTGGTGGCCAGGATTCGACCCTTGTCGGCCGCCTGGCCCAAATGGCTGTGGAGCGCTTGCGGGAAGAAACTGGTGAAGAGCGCTATCGCTTTATCGCCATTCGGCTTCCTTACGGTGAGCAAGTCGATGAGGCAGATGCTCAGAAAGCTTTTGACTTTATCCAACCTGATGAACGGATGGTAATCAATATTAAAGCGGCTACGGACGCTATGGAAGCGGCTATTCTAGCCAATGACTTAGTCATCTCTGACTATAATAAAGGCAACATTAAGGCGCGGCAACGGATGGTTGCCCAATACGCAGTTGCTGGCGCACGTCAAGGGGTGGTGCTTGGGACTGATCACGCGGCCGAGAGTGTGACCGGCTTCTTTACTAAATTTGGGGATGGCGCAGCTGATTTGATGCCGATTTGGCGCCTAACGAAGGGACAAGGCAGGCAACTGTTGGCGTATTTAGGCGCACCAGAAGCCCTTTATCTGAAAGTTCCCACAGCTGACTTGGAAGCCGATCGGCCGATGTTAGCGGATGAAGAGGCTTTGGGTGTATCGTATGAAGCAATAGATGCCTATCTGCGCGGAGAAGACGTTAGTCCAGCCGGCCGGGCAAGAATTGAAGACTGGTATCTAAAGTCAGCTCACAAACGTCATTTACCGATTACTGTATTTGATACATTCTGGCGTTAG
- a CDS encoding DegV family protein, with the protein MKTAILVDSTASLSQALQAHEDVYVVELSVIDQAGNVYTDTTDVVKMHSFYQQLRQTDTLPTTSQPEPQSILEQFQRLIDKGYERVFVLPISAALSGTYNTLSLAGQHFDSEIRTLMIDTKGTSYKIEHMVRQLLAMLRAGYEEATIIEKLNWLADEGKIYVVVDDLNNLVKGGRLSKTGALLGSALKIKPVLYFNEKGAVEVFEKVRTMKKVEQLWVQLVQSATRQYPEGFDIAFAHGDVPEEAQRMHQVIDQSVADLACRSGYLTPVLGVHSGAGALGMGILPKVIEVAGDGYVEEAQ; encoded by the coding sequence ATGAAAACAGCCATTCTAGTAGATAGTACAGCTTCCCTCAGCCAAGCTTTACAAGCACATGAAGATGTGTACGTTGTTGAATTATCGGTGATTGACCAAGCAGGGAATGTTTATACTGATACGACAGATGTAGTGAAGATGCATAGCTTTTACCAGCAATTACGTCAAACTGATACATTACCTACGACGTCCCAACCTGAACCGCAAAGTATCCTAGAGCAGTTTCAGCGACTCATTGATAAGGGGTATGAGCGGGTTTTTGTCTTGCCTATTTCAGCAGCTTTAAGTGGGACCTATAACACACTCTCTTTAGCAGGACAGCACTTTGATTCAGAAATTAGAACGCTTATGATTGATACGAAAGGCACCTCATATAAGATTGAGCATATGGTCCGCCAATTGCTAGCGATGCTCAGGGCAGGTTATGAAGAAGCAACCATTATTGAGAAATTAAATTGGCTTGCTGATGAAGGGAAGATTTATGTCGTCGTTGACGATTTAAACAACCTTGTTAAAGGCGGGCGCCTGTCTAAGACCGGGGCCCTTCTAGGTAGCGCTTTGAAGATTAAACCGGTACTCTACTTTAACGAGAAAGGCGCAGTGGAAGTCTTTGAGAAGGTTCGAACGATGAAGAAAGTGGAACAATTATGGGTACAATTAGTCCAATCAGCGACGCGTCAGTATCCTGAAGGCTTCGATATAGCCTTTGCCCATGGTGATGTGCCGGAAGAAGCGCAGCGCATGCATCAGGTTATCGACCAATCGGTAGCGGATTTAGCCTGTCGCAGCGGCTATTTAACGCCCGTATTGGGTGTTCACAGTGGGGCTGGTGCACTCGGTATGGGCATCTTGCCAAAGGTCATTGAGGTAGCTGGCGATGGTTATGTGGAAGAAGCGCAATAA
- the glmU gene encoding bifunctional UDP-N-acetylglucosamine diphosphorylase/glucosamine-1-phosphate N-acetyltransferase GlmU, with the protein MSQRFAIVLAAGKGTRMKSERPKVLHEINGLSMIEHIFQALKKVQVDKLVTVVGHEAERVQSVLAGQCDFALQAEQLGTGHAVLQARDVLESLDGTTIVVSGDTPLLSGETLEELFTHHESSGAKGTILTAEALDPTGYGRVVRSEDGKVAYIVEHKDASEAEQRVREINTGTYIFDNRALFEALKQVGNDNAQGEYYLPDVIAILKNQGDMVDAFMMENFDEGMGVNDRVALSTASRLMTQRINEKHMLNGVTFVNPETTYIEVGVEIGPDTVIEGNVSIKGQTRIGAHCEITSGSEIIDSQIGDYVQVRSSSIESSQVGNHSDIGPMAHLRPNAQLGEYVHIGNFVEVKNAQIGDHTKAGHLSYIGDATLGRNINIGCGTTFVNFDGKKKSHTTVGDDSFIGSGVNLIAPLNIAPRSVLAAGSTIYEDVHEETLAIARSTQTNKANYWSKFNNK; encoded by the coding sequence ATGTCGCAAAGATTTGCGATTGTTCTAGCAGCGGGAAAAGGAACGCGCATGAAGTCAGAACGGCCAAAAGTTCTGCACGAAATTAACGGATTAAGTATGATCGAGCATATCTTTCAAGCCTTGAAAAAAGTGCAAGTGGACAAATTGGTCACGGTTGTCGGCCATGAAGCTGAACGCGTTCAAAGTGTTCTGGCTGGGCAATGCGACTTTGCTTTGCAAGCGGAGCAACTCGGAACGGGCCATGCTGTCTTACAAGCACGTGATGTCTTGGAAAGTTTAGACGGTACGACAATTGTAGTCAGTGGCGATACGCCTTTGCTGTCAGGAGAGACGCTGGAGGAACTTTTCACCCATCATGAATCATCAGGTGCGAAAGGAACAATTCTAACGGCTGAGGCATTGGATCCAACGGGTTATGGCCGGGTGGTTCGCAGTGAAGATGGCAAAGTCGCTTATATTGTCGAACATAAAGACGCCTCTGAAGCAGAGCAAAGGGTAAGGGAAATCAATACGGGTACATATATTTTTGATAATCGAGCTTTATTCGAAGCTTTAAAGCAAGTTGGGAATGATAATGCCCAAGGGGAATATTACTTACCGGATGTCATCGCTATTCTCAAAAATCAAGGGGATATGGTTGATGCCTTCATGATGGAGAACTTCGATGAAGGTATGGGCGTGAACGACCGGGTTGCTCTGTCTACAGCAAGTCGCTTGATGACACAGCGCATCAATGAAAAGCACATGTTAAATGGTGTCACCTTTGTAAATCCTGAGACAACTTATATTGAAGTCGGGGTTGAAATCGGGCCAGATACAGTGATTGAAGGCAATGTTTCAATTAAAGGTCAGACAAGAATCGGTGCCCACTGTGAGATTACCTCAGGCAGTGAAATTATCGATAGTCAAATTGGTGATTATGTGCAGGTCCGTTCATCTTCAATTGAATCTTCCCAAGTAGGTAATCATAGTGATATTGGGCCAATGGCTCACTTAAGGCCGAATGCACAATTAGGTGAATACGTCCATATCGGTAACTTTGTGGAAGTAAAGAATGCGCAAATTGGTGACCATACGAAAGCCGGGCACTTGAGTTATATTGGTGACGCAACTCTTGGGCGCAACATTAATATTGGTTGCGGGACAACCTTTGTTAATTTCGATGGTAAGAAGAAATCGCACACCACTGTTGGGGATGACAGCTTCATCGGAAGTGGGGTTAACTTAATTGCACCCCTGAATATTGCTCCGCGTTCTGTTCTAGCAGCGGGTTCAACTATTTACGAAGACGTTCATGAGGAAACTTTGGCAATTGCACGATCAACTCAGACAAACAAAGCAAACTACTGGTCTAAATTTAATAACAAATAG
- a CDS encoding nicotinate phosphoribosyltransferase: MKEFEDDSLMLHTDLYQINMLKVYWEHGIDQRHAVFEAYFRKNPFENGYAIFAGLERIVQYMNALKFTDADLAYLRSLGSYDEAFLDYLRTMEFTLSVRGMREGELCFADEPLIQVEGPLGQCQLVETAILNIINYQTLIATKASRIRTVAGEEDGLSEFGSRRAQEMDAAIWGTRAAYIGGFDSTSNVRAGKLFGIPVSGTHAHSLIQAYRDEYEAFKAYAETHRNVVFLVDTYDTLRSGVPTAIRVAKEMGDRINFVGVRIDSGDITYQSKRIREQLDQAGFPHARIIASNDLDELTILNLKMQGAKVNDWGIGTKLITAFDQPALGAVYKLVSIEDDTGNLVPTMKISSNASKMSTPGVKQVWRITRNSNGKSEGDYVAFNHERPDLLEELYMFHPVHTYINKTLTDFTARPLLIPIYEHGQQVYELPTLEDVKTYAKQNIDDLWDEYKRILNPEAYPVDLSQELYDAKMTSIHEITAKVNEEVKAFQAEEAE, from the coding sequence ATGAAGGAATTCGAAGATGACAGTTTGATGCTCCATACGGATTTGTATCAAATTAATATGCTCAAAGTCTATTGGGAACACGGTATTGACCAGCGCCATGCGGTGTTTGAAGCTTATTTCCGTAAGAATCCATTTGAGAATGGTTATGCAATCTTTGCTGGCTTAGAGCGCATTGTCCAATATATGAATGCGTTGAAATTCACAGATGCGGATTTAGCTTATTTAAGAAGTCTAGGGAGCTATGATGAAGCGTTTCTAGACTACTTGCGTACGATGGAGTTTACCTTATCTGTTCGTGGGATGCGTGAGGGTGAACTATGTTTTGCAGATGAACCTTTGATTCAAGTTGAAGGTCCTTTAGGCCAGTGTCAGTTAGTCGAGACGGCGATATTGAATATCATTAATTATCAAACCTTGATTGCCACGAAAGCTTCCCGGATTCGCACAGTTGCGGGGGAAGAGGATGGCTTGTCAGAGTTTGGTTCCCGTCGAGCTCAGGAGATGGATGCAGCCATTTGGGGCACTCGGGCGGCTTATATTGGGGGCTTTGATTCGACCAGTAACGTGCGAGCAGGCAAGTTATTTGGGATTCCGGTCTCGGGAACCCATGCCCATTCTTTAATTCAAGCTTATCGTGATGAGTATGAGGCCTTTAAAGCCTATGCTGAAACCCATCGTAATGTGGTCTTCTTGGTGGACACCTATGATACCTTACGTTCTGGGGTACCAACAGCTATTCGAGTTGCCAAAGAGATGGGCGACCGGATTAACTTTGTAGGTGTGCGCATTGACTCCGGGGACATCACCTATCAGTCTAAACGGATTCGTGAGCAATTAGATCAAGCAGGCTTCCCTCATGCACGTATTATTGCATCGAACGATTTGGATGAATTGACCATATTGAACTTAAAGATGCAAGGCGCAAAAGTAAATGATTGGGGCATTGGTACCAAGTTGATTACCGCCTTCGACCAACCTGCTTTAGGAGCAGTGTACAAATTGGTCAGCATTGAAGATGATACCGGCAATCTCGTGCCAACCATGAAAATCTCAAGCAATGCGTCCAAGATGTCTACCCCAGGAGTTAAGCAAGTATGGCGGATTACCCGTAACTCAAACGGTAAATCTGAAGGAGATTATGTTGCCTTTAACCATGAGCGACCAGATTTACTGGAGGAGCTTTATATGTTCCACCCGGTGCATACATATATTAATAAGACGCTCACAGACTTTACAGCAAGGCCGTTATTAATTCCAATCTATGAACATGGCCAGCAAGTATATGAATTGCCTACATTAGAAGACGTTAAAACCTATGCCAAGCAGAATATCGATGATTTGTGGGATGAATATAAACGTATCTTGAATCCAGAAGCATATCCTGTGGACTTATCCCAAGAGTTGTATGATGCGAAGATGACGAGTATCCACGAAATTACGGCCAAAGTTAATGAAGAAGTGAAGGCTTTCCAAGCAGAGGAGGCTGAATAA
- a CDS encoding sugar transferase: MNNRNEWNGLLRVCVVLIGAVLSIACIYLSFYLKFGTDIPTRNIAPFSEFYIWIMIGFVVINLLFGTYVFYNKQVMDLFYTTMLSQLVLTFYLMALSYAGSWLSFPRSVILINFFVSTLVIFLYNFAIYRLYQKVRGSKSVMVVGKSERALEAVKNFESMGNRRHEVTHAVLDNYLYHIKALSDEVDIVYLTGHIKESTRLEIYEYLMKSNKKLFISTNFENLMMVNPNIMHFEDESIIEVSEFKISAEEGLIKRMIDVVISLVMLIVTSPIMVVTAIAIKLDSPGPILYQQERVTKDQRTFNILKFRSMTQEAESTSGPVLATSNDARVTKVGKFIRSTRIDELPQLFNVLKGDMSMVGPRPERPFFVEQFAEQNPYYRLRHHVRAGITGYAQVYGKYSTDFNSKLNFDLLYIKNYSLTFDFKLMFQTLKILFDKVSSRGVDETSDNRSNRWSDYEDRMKIIQ, encoded by the coding sequence GTGAATAACCGAAATGAATGGAATGGGCTACTACGCGTTTGTGTCGTATTAATAGGCGCCGTTCTTTCTATTGCTTGTATATATTTGTCTTTCTATCTTAAATTCGGTACGGACATCCCAACAAGGAATATTGCACCTTTTTCTGAGTTTTATATTTGGATTATGATTGGTTTCGTGGTGATTAATTTACTGTTTGGGACGTATGTTTTCTATAACAAACAGGTGATGGATCTCTTCTATACGACCATGCTTTCCCAATTAGTGCTCACTTTCTATCTTATGGCCTTGTCTTATGCTGGGAGCTGGTTGAGTTTCCCTAGGTCAGTGATTCTTATAAATTTCTTTGTCAGTACGCTGGTAATTTTCCTATATAACTTTGCCATCTACCGCCTTTATCAGAAGGTGCGGGGGAGTAAATCTGTTATGGTTGTGGGCAAGAGTGAGCGTGCTTTAGAAGCGGTGAAGAATTTCGAATCGATGGGGAATCGTCGCCATGAAGTAACCCACGCAGTATTAGATAATTACTTATACCACATTAAAGCCTTATCAGATGAAGTGGATATTGTCTATTTGACAGGTCATATTAAAGAAAGCACACGCCTAGAAATCTATGAGTACTTAATGAAAAGCAATAAGAAGCTCTTTATTAGTACGAATTTCGAGAACCTGATGATGGTTAACCCCAATATTATGCACTTTGAAGATGAAAGTATCATCGAAGTATCCGAGTTCAAGATTTCAGCCGAAGAAGGCCTTATCAAACGGATGATTGATGTGGTAATTTCTCTAGTCATGCTTATTGTTACGTCGCCAATTATGGTAGTGACGGCCATTGCGATTAAGTTGGATTCGCCAGGACCCATCTTGTATCAACAGGAACGCGTCACGAAAGACCAAAGAACCTTTAATATTCTCAAGTTTCGTTCGATGACGCAAGAGGCTGAATCCACGTCTGGGCCTGTCCTTGCAACGTCTAATGATGCCCGTGTGACGAAAGTCGGTAAATTTATTCGCAGTACACGCATTGATGAGTTACCTCAGCTTTTCAACGTCTTAAAAGGGGATATGTCCATGGTGGGCCCTCGGCCTGAAAGACCGTTCTTTGTTGAACAGTTTGCTGAACAGAATCCTTACTATCGCCTAAGACATCATGTTCGGGCAGGAATTACTGGCTATGCTCAAGTTTACGGCAAATACAGTACAGACTTTAACAGTAAGTTGAATTTCGATTTATTGTATATTAAGAATTATTCGCTGACCTTTGATTTTAAATTGATGTTCCAGACGCTTAAGATTCTTTTCGACAAGGTGAGTTCACGTGGGGTGGATGAAACATCAGATAATCGCAGTAATCGCTGGTCTGATTATGAAGACCGAATGAAGATTATTCAATAA
- a CDS encoding YigZ family protein — protein sequence MANYYSIQDPILHEIEIKKSRFLTYLIPIQSEAEFQEHLASIRKEHYKATHHCQAYILEEDSSVQRMSDDGEPSGTAGMPMLEVLRQNELTYIMAVVVRYFGGIKLGAGGLIRAYSTAVSEALGEAQMIQNVSQMLVHVTVEYNQVDRFNYQLEQGSLPVTLMDTVYTDKVQYQLAIGLDVLEDVHKQLTELFNAQFVWDELGEQTVNVPREV from the coding sequence ATGGCAAATTATTATAGCATTCAAGACCCTATCCTCCATGAAATTGAAATCAAGAAATCCCGTTTCCTCACATACTTAATTCCCATTCAAAGCGAAGCGGAATTCCAAGAACACCTAGCCAGCATTCGCAAAGAACATTACAAGGCGACACATCATTGCCAAGCTTACATCCTTGAAGAAGACTCCTCCGTCCAACGCATGAGTGATGACGGCGAACCAAGTGGTACGGCCGGCATGCCCATGCTTGAAGTCTTGCGCCAAAACGAATTGACGTATATTATGGCCGTCGTCGTCAGATACTTCGGTGGCATTAAGCTAGGAGCCGGTGGCCTTATCCGGGCGTATAGCACCGCTGTGAGTGAAGCCTTAGGCGAAGCCCAAATGATTCAGAATGTCAGCCAGATGCTAGTCCATGTGACAGTTGAATACAACCAAGTAGACCGCTTTAACTACCAACTTGAGCAAGGTAGTTTGCCGGTCACCTTAATGGACACGGTTTATACCGATAAAGTTCAATACCAGCTGGCTATCGGCTTGGACGTTCTTGAGGATGTCCATAAGCAATTAACCGAGCTATTCAACGCCCAATTTGTGTGGGACGAGCTCGGGGAGCAGACCGTAAATGTTCCCCGTGAAGTTTAA
- a CDS encoding ribose-phosphate diphosphokinase — MTEKNYKDPKLKIFSLSSNRSLAEKIATEVGVELGELNILQFADGEIKINIDESIRGSHVYVIQSTSFPVNDNLMELMIMIDALRRASAKTINLVIPYYGYARQDRKAQSREPITAKLVANMLEMAGTDRIVAMDLHANQIQGFFDIPVDHLMGAPLLANYFIERNLQGDEVVVVSPDHGGVTRARKLAEFLKSPIAIIDKRRPKANVAEVMNVVGDVSGKTAVIIDDMIDTAGTITLAAKALKEKGATEVYASCTHAVLSGPAIERLENSEIEKVVVTDTIELPAEKKIAKIETVSVAKLVGEAIRRIHENRSVSPLFQEKFNMID; from the coding sequence GTGACTGAAAAAAATTATAAAGATCCAAAACTCAAGATTTTCTCCCTTAGTTCAAACCGGTCCTTGGCAGAGAAAATTGCTACAGAGGTCGGCGTAGAGCTCGGTGAGTTAAATATTCTGCAGTTTGCAGACGGAGAAATCAAAATCAACATCGATGAAAGTATCCGTGGATCTCATGTGTATGTCATTCAATCAACGTCATTCCCAGTCAATGACAATCTTATGGAACTTATGATTATGATTGATGCCTTACGTCGGGCAAGTGCCAAGACAATTAACTTAGTGATTCCATACTACGGCTACGCCCGCCAAGACCGTAAAGCACAGTCACGTGAGCCGATTACAGCCAAATTGGTAGCCAATATGCTTGAGATGGCAGGGACGGACCGAATTGTTGCGATGGATTTACATGCAAACCAAATTCAAGGCTTCTTTGATATTCCAGTAGACCACTTAATGGGAGCACCCCTTTTAGCGAATTACTTCATTGAACGTAATTTACAAGGCGATGAGGTCGTTGTCGTCTCGCCAGACCACGGAGGGGTAACCCGGGCCCGTAAATTGGCGGAGTTTCTTAAGTCACCCATTGCGATTATCGATAAACGCCGTCCGAAAGCCAACGTTGCGGAAGTAATGAATGTCGTAGGGGATGTCTCAGGCAAGACCGCGGTCATCATTGACGATATGATTGATACAGCTGGAACGATTACTTTAGCTGCCAAAGCTTTAAAAGAGAAAGGTGCCACTGAAGTTTACGCATCTTGTACGCATGCTGTCCTATCAGGTCCAGCAATTGAACGTTTAGAAAATTCCGAAATTGAGAAAGTCGTGGTTACAGATACGATTGAACTACCTGCTGAGAAGAAAATCGCTAAAATCGAAACCGTATCGGTAGCGAAATTAGTTGGAGAGGCGATTAGACGCATCCACGAAAACCGCTCTGTGAGCCCACTTTTCCAAGAGAAATTCAATATGATTGATTAA